From one Streptomyces sp. N50 genomic stretch:
- a CDS encoding helix-turn-helix transcriptional regulator: MYAERASRLPGAVVWSRTIEASTAGLVHPVLPDGCMDLLWNEGRLLVAGPDTHAYVPGTAPAHWAGIRFAPGTAPTYLGVPAHELRDRRVDLTDLWPAATVRRLTARVSTAPDPATALEETALERAADVPPPDPLLRHLVAALDTGRPVAATADELGLGARQLHRRSLAAFGYGPKTLARVLRLQRALALARAGVPFAETAARSGYADQAHLARDVKELAGIPLGQLLGGAAQRGE; the protein is encoded by the coding sequence GTGTACGCGGAGAGGGCGTCCCGGCTGCCGGGCGCGGTGGTCTGGAGCCGCACGATCGAGGCCTCCACCGCCGGCCTGGTCCACCCCGTCCTGCCCGACGGCTGCATGGACCTCCTGTGGAACGAAGGCCGCCTCCTGGTCGCGGGCCCCGACACCCACGCGTACGTCCCCGGGACCGCCCCCGCCCATTGGGCAGGCATCCGCTTCGCCCCCGGCACCGCCCCCACCTACCTGGGCGTCCCCGCACACGAACTCCGCGACCGTCGGGTCGACCTCACCGACCTCTGGCCCGCCGCGACCGTACGCCGCCTCACCGCCCGCGTCTCCACGGCCCCCGACCCCGCGACCGCACTGGAGGAAACGGCACTGGAACGCGCCGCGGACGTGCCCCCACCCGATCCCCTCCTACGACACCTCGTGGCGGCCCTCGACACCGGCCGCCCCGTCGCCGCCACCGCCGACGAACTCGGCCTCGGCGCCCGCCAGTTGCACCGCCGCTCCCTCGCCGCGTTCGGCTACGGCCCCAAGACGCTCGCCCGGGTGCTGCGCCTGCAACGCGCCCTCGCGCTGGCCCGCGCCGGAGTCCCGTTCGCGGAGACGGCGGCCCGGTCCGGTTACGCGGACCAGGCCCATCTCGCCCGGGACGTCAAGGAGTTGGCGGGGATACCGCTGGGGCAACTACTCGGCGGGGCCGCCCAACGGGGCGAATAG
- a CDS encoding VOC family protein has product MTPRFDAIGLIVSDMAASVAFYRRLGFGFPEDAESQPHAEAQLPGGLRLLLDTEDTVRSFHPGWRAPSGGSGSRAALALLCDDPAEVDRVYEELVGAGQHGELKPWDAFWGQRYAVLHDPDGNGVDLFAPLGGPAE; this is encoded by the coding sequence ATGACTCCACGATTCGACGCGATCGGCCTAATCGTCTCCGACATGGCCGCCTCTGTCGCCTTCTACCGTCGGCTCGGGTTCGGATTCCCCGAGGATGCCGAGAGCCAGCCGCACGCCGAGGCCCAACTGCCCGGCGGGCTGAGGCTGTTGCTGGACACCGAGGACACGGTCCGCTCGTTCCACCCGGGGTGGCGGGCACCCAGCGGCGGCAGCGGCAGTCGGGCCGCACTCGCTCTCCTCTGTGACGACCCCGCCGAAGTCGACCGGGTCTACGAGGAGTTGGTCGGCGCCGGGCAACACGGCGAGCTGAAACCGTGGGACGCCTTCTGGGGGCAGCGGTACGCCGTCCTGCACGACCCCGATGGCAACGGGGTCGATCTATTCGCCCCGTTGGGCGGCCCCGCCGAGTAG
- a CDS encoding VOC family protein, translating to MNALPARLDHLVLATPELAATVAEFTERTGIAPVAGGAHVGLGTRNFLVSLGGSRYLEIIGPDPEQAEPSGPRPFGVDGLAVARTVTWAVSTPDLDAAVAAARAQGYDPGPVRAMSRRRPDGTLLEWRLTDGDTAHPSGLVPFLIDWSSSPHPTTASGLPVAPLLELTATAPVPDEIRPLLSAVGAELVVAEGPVGLSFTVDTPRGPVTFG from the coding sequence ATGAACGCTCTTCCCGCACGCCTCGACCATCTCGTCCTCGCGACCCCCGAACTGGCGGCCACGGTCGCCGAGTTCACCGAGCGCACGGGCATCGCGCCGGTCGCGGGCGGTGCCCATGTCGGGCTCGGCACCCGCAACTTCCTTGTCTCGCTGGGTGGTTCGCGCTACCTGGAGATCATCGGTCCGGACCCGGAGCAGGCCGAGCCGTCGGGTCCGCGGCCCTTCGGGGTCGACGGGCTGGCTGTTGCCCGGACGGTGACCTGGGCGGTGTCCACGCCCGACCTGGACGCGGCGGTCGCGGCGGCGCGGGCGCAGGGGTACGACCCCGGGCCCGTGCGGGCGATGAGCCGTCGCCGGCCCGACGGGACGCTGCTGGAGTGGCGGCTCACGGACGGGGACACGGCGCATCCCTCCGGCCTGGTGCCGTTCCTCATCGACTGGAGTTCCTCGCCCCACCCGACGACCGCCTCGGGCCTGCCCGTCGCGCCTCTGCTGGAGCTGACCGCGACGGCACCGGTCCCGGACGAGATCCGCCCGTTGCTGTCGGCTGTGGGGGCGGAGCTGGTGGTGGCCGAGGGCCCGGTGGGTCTCTCCTTCACGGTGGACACGCCCCGAGGACCGGTGACCTTCGGCTGA
- a CDS encoding ThuA domain-containing protein, with amino-acid sequence MAAAPRLLVFTRTTDYRHDSIPAAVTAVRTLGPFEVDATEDPAAFERPLDDYAAVVFLSTSGEILTPAGRQHLASYVELGGGFVGVHAAACTEYDWPYYGDLLGARFDRHPAYQPGNALIEDRTHPATQHLPAVWQFTDEWYDFRASPRSSTHVLVSADESSYEGGRMGADHPLAWCHQKGAGRVFYTALGHASEAYEDPDFRAHLLGGITWAAGLDQLD; translated from the coding sequence ATGGCTGCCGCGCCCCGCCTCCTCGTCTTTACCCGCACCACCGACTACCGCCACGACTCCATCCCGGCCGCGGTGACCGCCGTACGCACCCTCGGTCCCTTCGAGGTGGACGCCACCGAGGACCCGGCCGCCTTCGAACGCCCCCTGGACGACTACGCGGCCGTCGTCTTCCTCTCCACCAGCGGCGAGATACTGACCCCGGCGGGCCGCCAACACCTCGCCTCCTACGTCGAATTGGGCGGCGGCTTCGTCGGAGTCCACGCGGCGGCCTGCACCGAGTACGACTGGCCGTACTACGGCGACCTCCTGGGCGCCCGCTTCGACCGGCACCCCGCCTACCAGCCCGGGAACGCGCTGATCGAGGACCGCACGCACCCGGCCACGCAACACCTGCCCGCCGTATGGCAGTTCACGGACGAGTGGTACGACTTCCGTGCCAGCCCCAGGAGTTCGACGCACGTCCTCGTCTCAGCCGACGAATCCTCCTACGAGGGCGGCCGGATGGGCGCCGACCACCCCCTCGCGTGGTGCCACCAGAAGGGCGCCGGCCGGGTCTTCTACACGGCCCTCGGCCACGCCTCGGAGGCCTACGAGGACCCGGACTTCCGCGCGCATCTGCTGGGCGGGATCACCTGGGCGGCAGGGCTGGACCAGCTGGACTAA
- a CDS encoding LacI family DNA-binding transcriptional regulator codes for MVRTGSASVTAGPTLAVVAREAGVSVPTASKVVNGREDVAPETRRRVTEALERLGYVRRPRFDAGKAPGMVDLVVHSLESSWSGAVLHGVEEAAYQAGLEVVVSAGLTRTRADRPERGWLDKLVGRGSAGVLFNLAELTPSQYSWLDQHRIPFVMIDPVHGPPPGVVSVGAANWQGGVTATEHLLALGHERVAVIAGHRHKMCSSARVAGYRSALAAAGVPVRPEYIRHGGFDQAMARSRMRELLDLPEPPTAVFVCSDRMALGVYEALAERELSVPGDISVVGFDDLPEARWVTPALTTIRQPLSEMAATALRLLVRLMDGDRPEGTRTELSTRLVERSSTGAPGGRCADRRP; via the coding sequence ATGGTCCGTACGGGGAGCGCGAGCGTGACGGCAGGGCCGACGCTGGCGGTCGTGGCCCGGGAGGCGGGGGTGTCCGTGCCGACGGCGTCCAAGGTGGTCAACGGCCGGGAGGACGTGGCGCCGGAGACACGGCGGCGGGTGACGGAGGCGCTGGAGCGGCTCGGGTATGTGCGCAGGCCCCGGTTCGACGCGGGCAAGGCGCCGGGGATGGTCGACCTGGTGGTGCACTCGCTGGAGAGTTCGTGGTCGGGGGCGGTGCTGCACGGGGTGGAGGAGGCGGCGTACCAGGCCGGGCTCGAGGTGGTGGTGTCGGCGGGACTGACCCGGACGCGGGCCGACCGGCCCGAACGGGGCTGGCTGGACAAGCTGGTCGGCCGGGGTTCGGCCGGAGTCCTGTTCAATCTGGCGGAGTTGACGCCGTCCCAGTACTCCTGGCTCGACCAGCACCGCATCCCGTTCGTGATGATCGACCCCGTGCACGGGCCGCCGCCGGGCGTGGTGTCGGTCGGCGCGGCCAACTGGCAGGGCGGGGTGACCGCGACGGAGCATCTGCTCGCCCTGGGCCACGAACGCGTCGCCGTCATCGCCGGTCACCGCCACAAGATGTGCAGCAGCGCCCGCGTCGCCGGCTACCGTTCCGCGCTCGCCGCCGCCGGCGTACCCGTGCGCCCCGAGTACATCCGCCACGGCGGCTTCGACCAGGCCATGGCCCGCAGCCGTATGCGCGAGCTCCTCGACCTGCCCGAGCCGCCCACGGCGGTGTTCGTCTGCTCCGACCGGATGGCGCTCGGGGTCTACGAGGCTTTGGCGGAACGGGAGTTGAGCGTCCCGGGCGACATCAGCGTGGTCGGTTTCGACGACCTTCCCGAGGCCCGCTGGGTGACTCCGGCGCTGACCACGATCCGGCAGCCGCTCTCGGAGATGGCGGCGACGGCGCTGCGGTTGCTGGTCCGGCTGATGGACGGGGACCGGCCGGAGGGGACGCGGACGGAGTTGTCGACGCGGCTGGTGGAACGGTCCAGTACGGGGGCGCCGGGCGGCCGGTGCGCCGACCGTAGACCGTGA
- a CDS encoding family 43 glycosylhydrolase: MTLLHNPVVRGFAPDPSMVRVGDRYYVATSSFEWFPTIPIHRSRDLADWQYAGHVRGAVPGDSLAGVPDSGGIWAPSLSWDGERFWMTYAIVRSVGTPYFDADTYVTTASDVSGKWAAPRRVASHGFDPALFHDEGRLWLLNLQNDCRPGGRRFAGIVATELDRDTLAPTGATHLLLQHERLIEGPKLVRRGDWYYLLLAEGGTGFEHGVRVARSRTVTGPYELDDRPLLTSRDDPSVPLQKAGHGELVELPGGDWVLSHLAARPVQTPDGPRCTLGRETAIQAVTWDEDGWPRLRQGGWHPAVEVDVPTNPAPLDQVPDSDGPLGWPWSSPRAYPDPSWADTTTRPGWIRLRGRHGPESRWAHSLLAQRITEHRAEAEVTVEARPLTFTQAAGLVLWYGAEAYLSLHLTWAEPEGEGQRGQQWRGGGRTVLSLVERDEDGTRQVAVVGVDGGAPLTLGVTVEGAEARFWWVREHQRTPIGPELDFSRLSDDYGSRLRFTGTMAGIHAWDPVDARFTADFTGFRLDRVPG; this comes from the coding sequence GTGACCTTGCTGCACAACCCTGTTGTCCGCGGTTTCGCCCCCGACCCCTCGATGGTCAGGGTCGGCGACCGGTACTACGTGGCGACCAGTTCCTTCGAGTGGTTCCCCACGATCCCGATCCACCGCTCCCGCGACCTCGCCGACTGGCAGTACGCGGGCCACGTCCGGGGCGCGGTCCCCGGCGACTCCCTGGCGGGCGTCCCGGACTCGGGTGGCATCTGGGCACCCTCGCTGAGCTGGGACGGCGAGCGGTTCTGGATGACGTATGCGATCGTCCGCTCGGTCGGCACCCCGTACTTCGACGCCGACACCTACGTCACCACGGCCTCGGACGTCAGCGGGAAGTGGGCTGCCCCGCGCCGGGTCGCGAGCCACGGTTTCGACCCGGCGCTGTTCCACGACGAGGGCCGACTCTGGCTGCTCAACCTCCAGAACGACTGCCGCCCCGGCGGCCGCCGCTTCGCGGGCATCGTCGCGACCGAGCTGGACCGCGACACACTCGCCCCGACCGGCGCGACGCACCTGCTGCTCCAGCACGAACGGCTCATCGAGGGGCCGAAGTTGGTGCGCCGGGGCGACTGGTACTACCTGCTGCTCGCGGAGGGCGGCACGGGGTTCGAGCACGGGGTACGGGTGGCGCGCAGCCGTACAGTCACGGGTCCGTACGAGCTCGACGACCGGCCCTTGTTGACGTCCCGGGACGATCCGTCGGTGCCGTTGCAGAAGGCCGGCCACGGTGAACTGGTCGAACTGCCGGGCGGGGACTGGGTGTTGAGCCATCTGGCGGCGCGGCCGGTACAGACACCGGACGGGCCGCGCTGCACGCTGGGCCGAGAGACGGCGATCCAGGCCGTGACGTGGGACGAGGACGGCTGGCCGAGGCTACGGCAGGGCGGCTGGCATCCGGCGGTGGAGGTGGACGTACCCACAAATCCCGCCCCACTGGACCAAGTCCCGGATTCCGACGGCCCGTTGGGCTGGCCGTGGAGCAGTCCGCGCGCCTACCCGGACCCGTCCTGGGCCGACACCACCACCCGCCCCGGCTGGATCCGGCTGCGTGGGCGGCACGGGCCGGAGTCGCGGTGGGCGCACAGTCTGCTCGCCCAGCGGATCACGGAGCACCGGGCGGAGGCCGAAGTCACCGTGGAGGCGCGGCCGTTGACCTTCACGCAGGCTGCGGGGCTGGTGCTCTGGTACGGCGCCGAGGCGTATCTGAGCCTGCACTTGACGTGGGCGGAGCCCGAGGGTGAGGGGCAGCGGGGGCAGCAGTGGCGGGGTGGTGGCCGTACGGTGCTGAGCCTGGTGGAGCGTGACGAGGACGGCACCCGGCAGGTGGCCGTCGTAGGAGTCGATGGCGGTGCGCCTCTGACGCTGGGGGTGACGGTCGAGGGGGCCGAGGCGCGGTTCTGGTGGGTGCGTGAACATCAACGGACGCCGATCGGGCCGGAGTTGGACTTCAGCCGGTTGTCCGACGACTACGGGTCGCGGCTGCGGTTCACCGGGACGATGGCGGGGATCCATGCGTGGGATCCGGTCGACGCACGGTTCACCGCCGACTTCACCGGCTTCCGCCTCGACCGCGTGCCCGGCTGA
- a CDS encoding carbohydrate ABC transporter permease: protein MTLTEERRSAHQVRRLNKPDPAARSRGGQRFLLVGLVLASAYSLFPVWWLIVAATKDRTGLYQSNGLWFSGMHLWANVRQVFTYENGIFLRWTANSFLYAGVGSLGGTLIALATGYGLARFEFPGRNAVFACVVGSFLIPIALLTLPLYLMFSKIGLVDTPWAMLIPCLINPFSVYLAKVYTEATVPFELLEAARLDGAGELRIFFSIVLRMMTTGGATVFLLAFVNTWNAFFLPLTVLRGEENWTLNLGLYNWSGKRMESGVDLTSLVLTGALLSIVPMAVMMVAMRRYWRTGVTLGALK, encoded by the coding sequence ATGACCCTCACCGAAGAACGCCGCAGCGCCCATCAGGTCCGCCGCCTCAACAAGCCCGATCCGGCGGCCCGTTCACGCGGCGGCCAGCGCTTCCTGCTCGTCGGTCTGGTCCTGGCCAGCGCCTACAGCCTGTTCCCGGTGTGGTGGCTGATCGTCGCCGCGACCAAGGACCGCACCGGCCTCTACCAGAGCAACGGCCTCTGGTTCTCGGGCATGCACCTGTGGGCGAACGTGCGTCAGGTCTTCACCTACGAGAACGGCATCTTCCTGCGCTGGACCGCGAACTCCTTCCTCTACGCGGGAGTTGGCTCCCTGGGCGGCACGCTCATCGCCCTCGCGACGGGCTACGGCCTCGCGCGCTTCGAATTCCCGGGCCGCAACGCGGTGTTCGCGTGCGTGGTGGGTTCGTTCCTGATCCCGATCGCGCTGCTCACCCTCCCGCTGTACCTGATGTTCTCGAAGATCGGCCTGGTGGACACTCCCTGGGCGATGCTGATCCCCTGCCTGATCAACCCGTTCAGCGTGTATCTCGCCAAGGTGTACACGGAGGCCACGGTCCCCTTCGAACTCCTGGAGGCGGCACGGCTGGACGGCGCCGGCGAACTCCGCATCTTCTTCAGCATCGTCCTGCGGATGATGACCACGGGCGGAGCGACCGTCTTCCTCCTGGCCTTCGTCAACACCTGGAACGCCTTCTTCCTCCCGCTGACCGTCCTGCGCGGCGAGGAGAACTGGACCCTCAACCTCGGCCTCTACAACTGGTCAGGAAAACGCATGGAGTCGGGCGTCGACCTCACCAGTCTGGTCCTCACCGGCGCACTCCTGTCCATCGTCCCGATGGCCGTGATGATGGTCGCGATGCGCCGCTACTGGCGCACCGGGGTCACCCTGGGAGCCCTCAAGTGA
- a CDS encoding sugar ABC transporter permease, translating into MIRSQRWKGAAFTVPFQLGFVFLYLIPIGYAVYESLFVEHQSGLGLGGSTQKFSGLDNYQQGLTDSAFMNSVLRVVLFACVQIPVMLLVSLLLALFLDALSSKAAGRFRIFLLVPYMIPGVVAAIVWINLYSPDVGPLTSLGKVFGLSWNFFAPSMVWPSIGNLLTWHGIGYNMVIIYAALQGVPRDLFEAARLDGASEFRVATSIKIPYVRGALVLTGMLSIIQMLQIFNEPALFRNVTPQTVNDSFTPIMIIYNQAFNAGNYHYAAALSVLLALILGLASFLFYRLTAKEAD; encoded by the coding sequence ATGATCCGTTCCCAGCGCTGGAAGGGTGCCGCGTTCACGGTGCCCTTCCAACTCGGTTTCGTCTTCCTGTACTTGATACCGATCGGGTACGCCGTCTACGAGTCGCTGTTCGTGGAGCACCAGTCGGGGCTCGGCCTCGGCGGCTCCACCCAGAAGTTCTCCGGCCTGGACAACTACCAACAGGGCCTGACCGACTCGGCGTTCATGAACTCGGTGCTGCGCGTGGTGCTGTTCGCCTGCGTGCAGATCCCGGTGATGCTGCTCGTCAGCCTGCTGCTGGCACTGTTCCTGGACGCGCTGTCCTCGAAGGCCGCGGGCCGATTCCGGATCTTCCTCCTCGTGCCGTACATGATCCCCGGAGTGGTCGCGGCGATCGTGTGGATCAACCTCTACAGCCCCGACGTCGGCCCGTTGACGTCGCTGGGCAAGGTGTTCGGGCTGTCCTGGAACTTCTTCGCGCCCTCGATGGTCTGGCCGTCCATCGGCAACCTGCTGACCTGGCACGGCATCGGCTACAACATGGTCATCATCTACGCGGCGCTCCAGGGCGTCCCCCGCGACCTCTTCGAGGCGGCCCGCCTCGACGGCGCCTCCGAGTTCCGGGTCGCGACGAGCATCAAAATCCCTTACGTGCGCGGGGCGTTGGTGCTGACCGGGATGCTCTCGATCATCCAGATGCTCCAGATCTTCAACGAGCCGGCGCTGTTCCGGAACGTCACCCCGCAGACCGTGAACGACAGCTTCACGCCCATCATGATCATCTACAACCAGGCGTTCAACGCGGGCAACTACCACTACGCGGCGGCCCTTTCGGTCCTCCTCGCCCTCATCCTCGGCCTCGCCTCCTTCCTCTTCTACCGGCTCACCGCGAAGGAGGCCGACTGA
- a CDS encoding ABC transporter substrate-binding protein, with protein MNFTSPRRRFARAAVAGLALTGLLSACGGSGSGDKTSSGPVTLPFWGWANGQDAVVKAFNAAHKDVKLKYTKVTDQLTMQKQLTNAVKAGNAPCLVQNTAEYVTTWVSQGALADISKYVSADKAKFNAGSWASAQVQGKSYGVPTSSAPAFTIYRTDVFKKYGLKAPTTWDEFIAAGKVLKKHGIKITNFAGEDPSTLEVLSMQAGAHWYAIDGNSWKVDFQDAGSLKAAQVIQEIIDNDLNSKLSFADYAAVQRNYDNGGTATRQISTWQMAGMVQNFTKSDGKWALSPWPTFAGEAAKTPAGTNQSGGVTLVTKQCAHQQQAAEAALWMSTNTGAVKTMASPTTGNGVMPALADSNAYVAESISDKLLGTNYEPAKQIVTDSLNTVTSDWVFGPDWTAMFTELQTGWAKVMNKQEKVTDLLAHMQEWTVKDLKSRGISVKG; from the coding sequence ATGAACTTCACCAGCCCCCGGAGAAGGTTCGCTCGTGCAGCCGTCGCGGGCCTCGCGCTGACAGGTCTGCTCTCCGCCTGTGGCGGATCCGGCTCGGGAGACAAGACGTCTTCCGGTCCGGTCACCCTCCCCTTCTGGGGCTGGGCCAACGGGCAGGACGCGGTCGTGAAGGCGTTCAACGCCGCTCACAAGGACGTCAAGCTCAAGTACACCAAGGTCACCGACCAGTTGACGATGCAGAAGCAGCTGACCAACGCGGTCAAGGCCGGCAACGCGCCCTGCCTGGTGCAGAACACGGCGGAGTACGTGACCACCTGGGTCTCGCAGGGCGCGCTCGCCGACATCTCGAAATACGTCTCCGCCGACAAGGCCAAGTTCAACGCGGGCTCGTGGGCCAGTGCGCAGGTGCAGGGCAAGTCCTATGGCGTGCCCACGAGTTCGGCCCCCGCGTTCACGATCTACCGCACCGACGTCTTCAAGAAGTACGGCCTGAAGGCGCCGACGACCTGGGACGAGTTCATCGCCGCGGGCAAGGTCCTGAAGAAGCACGGCATCAAGATCACCAACTTCGCCGGTGAGGACCCCAGCACCCTCGAAGTCCTCTCCATGCAGGCCGGGGCGCACTGGTACGCCATCGACGGCAACTCCTGGAAGGTCGACTTCCAGGACGCGGGCAGCCTCAAGGCCGCCCAGGTGATCCAGGAGATCATCGACAACGACCTCAACTCCAAGCTGTCGTTCGCCGATTACGCGGCCGTCCAGCGCAACTACGACAACGGCGGCACCGCGACCCGGCAGATCTCCACCTGGCAGATGGCGGGCATGGTGCAGAACTTCACCAAGTCCGACGGCAAGTGGGCGCTCTCGCCCTGGCCGACGTTCGCGGGCGAGGCGGCCAAGACGCCGGCCGGGACCAACCAGAGTGGTGGCGTCACCCTGGTGACCAAGCAGTGCGCGCACCAACAGCAGGCCGCCGAGGCCGCGTTGTGGATGTCGACCAACACCGGTGCGGTGAAGACGATGGCGAGCCCGACCACCGGCAACGGTGTGATGCCGGCGCTGGCCGACAGCAACGCGTACGTCGCCGAGTCGATCTCGGACAAGCTGCTCGGCACGAACTACGAGCCCGCGAAGCAGATCGTCACCGACAGCCTGAACACCGTCACCTCGGACTGGGTGTTCGGCCCCGACTGGACCGCGATGTTCACCGAGCTGCAGACGGGCTGGGCGAAGGTGATGAACAAGCAGGAGAAGGTCACCGATCTGCTGGCGCACATGCAGGAGTGGACGGTCAAGGACCTGAAGTCCCGCGGTATCAGCGTCAAGGGCTGA
- a CDS encoding LacI family DNA-binding transcriptional regulator, with translation MSQRKASGDIGRATIRDVAERAGVSVASVSRVLSGNYPVSEELRRRVMKVVGDLDYVTNAHARSLAGGGTPTVAILINNITGAAFAHVAKGVEGAATLRGWLSLVGTTGDDPERELALVNLMRQQGVAAVVLLGGAYDVDEYQLRMARFARSLDAAGSHLVLVGRPPLDGDVPATTVDYDNEGGAYAMASHLLSAGHRRVLVLPGHAELTTAQGRLRGAQRAFEAYGVPFDPGMVRHGPYDYEHGYEAVEDTLKDGVDFTAVLAGTDVVAAGAMQALRTAGLRVPEDVSIVGYDDIPLASQLTPQLTTVHVPYEEMGRVALRAVADRREGGGTGRRRGGDGDHLVLGTHVVVRNSVRPPARRD, from the coding sequence GTGAGTCAGCGCAAGGCGTCGGGCGACATCGGCCGGGCGACGATCCGGGACGTGGCGGAGCGCGCCGGTGTCTCCGTGGCGAGCGTCTCGCGCGTGCTGTCCGGCAACTACCCGGTGTCGGAGGAGCTGCGCCGCCGGGTGATGAAGGTCGTCGGCGACCTGGACTACGTCACCAACGCGCACGCCCGCTCCCTGGCCGGTGGGGGTACGCCCACGGTGGCCATCCTCATCAACAACATCACCGGCGCCGCGTTCGCCCACGTGGCCAAGGGAGTTGAGGGCGCGGCCACCCTGCGCGGCTGGCTCTCCCTGGTCGGCACGACCGGCGACGACCCGGAGCGCGAGCTCGCGCTGGTCAACCTCATGCGCCAACAGGGCGTCGCCGCCGTGGTGTTGCTCGGCGGCGCGTACGACGTCGACGAGTACCAGTTGCGGATGGCCCGCTTCGCCCGCTCCCTCGACGCGGCGGGCTCGCACCTCGTGCTCGTCGGCCGTCCGCCGCTGGACGGCGACGTCCCGGCGACGACGGTCGACTACGACAACGAGGGCGGCGCCTACGCCATGGCCAGCCACCTCCTCTCAGCAGGCCACCGCCGCGTCCTGGTACTCCCCGGGCACGCCGAACTCACCACCGCCCAGGGCAGGTTGAGGGGCGCGCAACGGGCCTTCGAGGCGTACGGCGTGCCGTTCGACCCGGGGATGGTGCGGCACGGGCCGTACGACTACGAGCACGGGTACGAGGCGGTGGAGGACACCCTGAAGGACGGGGTCGACTTCACCGCGGTGCTCGCGGGGACCGACGTGGTCGCCGCGGGCGCCATGCAGGCACTGCGCACGGCGGGCCTGCGGGTACCCGAGGACGTGTCGATCGTCGGCTACGACGACATCCCGCTGGCCTCCCAGCTCACCCCGCAGCTCACCACCGTGCACGTCCCGTACGAGGAGATGGGCCGGGTCGCGCTCCGCGCGGTGGCGGACCGGCGCGAGGGCGGCGGCACGGGCCGGCGCAGGGGCGGCGACGGCGACCATCTGGTCCTGGGCACGCATGTCGTCGTACGGAACTCGGTGCGTCCGCCCGCGCGGCGCGACTAG
- a CDS encoding hydroxyacid dehydrogenase, whose product MPSAQPPRAVFAMDPVHLPLLFPSPLMDRLRQTAEIEPGLVVRDFGAPEAARALAEAEVLITGWGCPHLDADALAAAPRLRTVLHAAGSVRSLVGEALWERGVTVSSAVTGNALPVAEYTLAMILLAGKDTFAQRDRFRNTHTYPTPAETAPIGNLGRRIGVIGASRVGRRLLELLRPYNFEVLLHDPYVSVTEAAVLGAELLPLDHLLSGSDIVSLHAPDIPETQRMLDRGRLALIRDGGVLINTSRGALIDHEALTDELLSGRLTAILDVTEPEPLPPTSPLYQLPNVFLTPHIAGSLGNELARLGGIVVDELERLAAGLPPAHEVRHADLARVA is encoded by the coding sequence ATGCCCAGCGCCCAGCCGCCGAGGGCCGTGTTCGCCATGGATCCGGTGCACCTGCCCCTGCTCTTCCCCTCCCCCCTGATGGACCGGCTCCGGCAGACGGCCGAGATCGAACCAGGGCTCGTCGTACGGGACTTCGGCGCACCCGAGGCCGCCCGCGCGCTGGCCGAGGCCGAGGTCCTGATCACCGGATGGGGCTGCCCGCACCTCGACGCCGACGCGCTGGCGGCGGCACCCCGGCTGCGGACCGTGCTGCACGCGGCGGGCTCGGTCCGCTCGCTGGTCGGCGAGGCCCTGTGGGAACGCGGGGTGACCGTCTCCAGCGCGGTCACCGGCAACGCGCTCCCGGTCGCCGAGTACACCCTCGCGATGATCCTGCTGGCCGGGAAGGACACCTTCGCCCAGCGGGACCGCTTCCGGAACACGCACACGTACCCGACACCCGCCGAGACCGCGCCCATCGGCAACCTCGGCCGGCGCATCGGCGTCATCGGCGCCTCCCGGGTGGGCCGCCGACTGCTGGAACTGCTGCGGCCGTACAACTTCGAGGTCCTCCTGCACGACCCGTACGTCAGCGTCACCGAGGCCGCCGTGCTCGGTGCCGAACTCCTGCCGCTGGACCACCTGTTGAGCGGCAGCGACATCGTGAGCCTGCACGCCCCCGACATCCCCGAGACACAGCGCATGCTGGACCGCGGGCGGCTCGCGCTCATCCGGGACGGCGGGGTGCTGATCAACACCTCCCGGGGTGCCCTGATCGACCACGAGGCCCTCACCGACGAGCTGCTGTCCGGCCGGCTGACCGCGATCCTCGACGTCACCGAACCCGAGCCGCTGCCCCCCACCTCCCCTCTGTACCAACTCCCCAACGTCTTCCTCACCCCGCACATCGCGGGCTCCCTCGGCAACGAACTGGCACGGCTCGGCGGCATCGTCGTCGACGAGCTGGAGCGCCTGGCCGCGGGCCTGCCACCGGCCCACGAGGTACGGCACGCGGACCTGGCCCGTGTCGCCTGA